The nucleotide window CGGGATCGTTGACGTCGGGAGAGATAGAGCAGGTGCGGTTGGTGGGACCCAGCACGCCTGCGACATAACGCGGCCTCTCTGGCGTGCGGGCCGTCCACTCGTCGGCGCAGGCGCGCGCCAGCTTAGCGGCGACGTAGTTAATTTCGGCCGACAGCGATTCCATATGGTAATCAGCCATCGCAATGGTGGTGGAGTTGAAGGTGTTGGTTTCGAGAATATCGGCACCCGCTTGCAGATAGGCGTTATGGATCTCGCTTATCACGTCCGGGCGGGTCAGCACCAGCAGGTCATTATTTCCCTTCAGGTCACTCTGCCAGTCGGCAAAGCGTTCGCCGCGAAAATCACTCTCTTCCAGGCGATAGCTCTGGATCATGGTTCCCATACCGCCATCCAGCAGCATGATACGTTTCGCCAGCTGCTGCTGCAGCGCTTCTCTTCTGTTGCTCACTCTAGCCCCTTCAACCTCAACCCAACGGCAAATATGCCAGCGGACCATACTGGCACAACTTTTGCGCAGGTAAAAGCAACTGACCATGAGACATTTTCAGCCAGCGCCTCAACACCTCTGACCAGTAAGGCGGCCGTTGCATTATCAGCCAATAAAACGAAAATGATTTCCACATGGTGAAAATTAAGGAGTCAGATATGGCGACCCCCGTCGTGGTGAAACGCGGTAAGAAACCTCGTGCCGCCGCCGCTCAGCCCGCTCAACCTGCCGGACAGGTCCAGTCGCTAACCCGTGGCCTGAAACTGCTGGAATTTATCGCCGACTCCCACGGCAGCGTAGCGCTGACCGAGCTGGCTCAGCAGGCTGGTTTACCCAATTCCACCACGCATCGCCTGCTGACCACCATGCAGCAGCAGGGGTTTGTACGTCAGGTGGGCGACCTGGGACTGTGGACGATTGGCGCCCATGCGTTTGTGGTCGGCAGCAGTTTTCTGCAAAGCCGGAATCTGCTGGCGCTGGTTCACCCGATGTTGCGCAGATTAATGGAAGATTCGGGTGAAACGGTGAATCTGGCTGTTTTGGATCTTAGCGATCGTCAGGCGGTAATTATCGATCAGGTTCAGTGTACGCAGCTGATGCGCATGTCCGCGCCGATTGGCGGCAAGCTGCCGATGCATGCCTCAGGAGCCGGAAAAGCGTTTCTGGCTAATCTGAATGATGCCCAGGTCAGTGAAGTGCTGCATCGTCAGGGACTGCACCACTACACGCCGCAAACCCTGACGTCGCCGCAAAGCCTGAAAGAGAATCTGGCACTGGTGCGGAAAATGGGCTTTTCCTTCGATGATGAAGAGCACGCGCTTGGGTTACGCTGCGTGGCAGCCTCTATTTACGATGAGCATCGCGAGCCGTTTGCCGCAATTTCTATTTCCGGCCCGGTTTCCAGGGTCACCGATGACCGCGTGACCGAGCTTGGCGCAATGGTGATCAAGGCCGCGAAGGAGATTACCCGCGAGTATGGTGGGTAAAGGGTAAGGTCAAAACCTGGATTGGTGGAAAGGCGCCACCCGTTTAATTTAGCGTTGTTGGTGGGCTTAGTGTTCATACAGATCAAAACCGGGGCGGTGAAAGGCGTCACCATAGAGCATGCGGTGTTGTCTTTGATTTCAGCGCCTGAACAGGTCAAAACCGGCTGCGGTGAAAAGGCGTCACCATAGGGCACGTTATCCGAGACGCCGTGAATCCATCCATGGAGGCTTGGATGCCGCATCCCTGCGGCATACACTCGGCTAACGTGCTCTATGGCGCCACCCAAAACATGCGTTGTTGTCTTTGATTTCAGCGCTCACACAGGTCAAAACCAGATTTGCTGCTGGATTTGGATTTTGATTTTGATGTGGGTTCGGAATCGGAATTGGATTTTGTCGTGGATTTAGGTTTTCTGTAACAGGCAACACCAATGCTGATGGGAAGGGAGAGGGGGCTGATAAGCAAAAGCTAAGCGGCATGGACGCCGCTTCGCAGCCCCCACGGAAGGGTTCACGGCGTTTTTGTGTTCAGCCCCCTCTCCCTGACCAAGCCACCTGCCCTCCAGACAACTTGCCCCCGCCAAACTTTGAAGCGGATCACAATTACCATCGAATCCCACGCATTCTGATTGCGCACGCTGTGCATTCCCTGAACAATACTAAAACGTAATGTTACCGGTAACAATGTTAACAAACGGCGTGCCTTTTCACTTTGGGAGCTGAGCTATGAGCAATCAACATCACCGAATCTATGTCGTTATGGGCGTTTCCGGCAGCGGCAAATCTGCCGTCGCCGCCAGCGTTGCACGCCAGCTCTCCGCGGGCATGCTCGATGGCGATTTCCTCCATCCGCGCGACAACATTCAGAAAATGGCGGCGGGCATGGCGCTGGATGATGGCGATCGTGCGCCCTGGCTTAGCGCCCTTAATGATGCCGCTTTTGCCATGCAGCGCACCAACAGCGTGTCGATCATCGTTTGCTCTGCCCTGAAAAAGCACTACCGCGATCGCCTGCGGGCCGGTAACAGCAACCTCTCGTTTATCTATCTGCACGGGGATTTCCCGGTTATTGAAGCGCGCCTTGCCGCACGCAGCGGCCATTTCTTCAAAACCCAGATGTTGGTCAGCCAGTTCGCTGCACTTGAGCAGCCTGGCGCGGAAGAGAGCGACGTGAAAATCATCGACATCAATCAGCCGCTGGAGCAGGTGATTGCCGATGCCGTTGAACATATTCAACACTTCCAGCCACAGGAAGCCTGCGCATGAATACCGTTCACCCCATCATTGCGCAAGTCACGCAACGCATTATTGATCGTTCCGCAGAGAGCCGAAGCGCCTATCTGGCGCGTATTGAGGCCGCCCGATCCAAAACCGTGCAGCGCGCCAAACTGGCCTGCGGCAACCTGGCGCACGGGTTCGCTACCTGCCAGCCTGACGATAAAACAGCGCTGAAAAATATGGTGCGCAGCAATATCGCCATTATCACCGCTTACAACGACATGCTTTCTGCCCACCAGCCCTATGAAACTTACCCGGATAAAATCCGCCGCGCCCTGAGCCAGGTGGGTGCTGTGGGTCAGGTAGCGGGCGGCGTGCCTGCGATGTGTGACGGCGTGACCCAGGGCCAGGACGGCATGGAGCTGTCGCTGATGAGCCGCGATATTATCGCCATGTCCGCTGCGGTCGGTCTCTCCCATAACATGTTCGACGGCGCCCTGTTCCTGGGGATCTGCGACAAAATCGTGCCGGGTCTGGTTATGGCGGCCCTCTCCTTCGGTCATCTGCCGGCGCTGTTTATCCCGGCCGGCCCGATGAGCAGCGGCCTGCCGAATAAAGAAAAAGTCCGCGTGCGCCAGCTCTATGCCGAAGGCAAAGCCGATCGACAGGCTCTGCTGGAGGCGGAAGCGGCCTCCTATCATGGTATTGGTACCTGTACCTTTTACGGCACCGCTAACACCAACCAGATGGTTATGGAAGTGATGGGTCTGCACCTGCCCGGCTCTTCCTTTGTCCATCCCGATACGCCGCTGCGCGAGGCGCTGACTGAAGCCGCCGCCCGCCAGGTGACGCGCCTGACGGAAACCTCCGGCAATTACCTGCCCGTGGGCAAGCTGATTGATGAAAAAGTGGTGGTAAACGGGATTGTGGCGCTGCTTGCCACGGGCGGCTCTACCAACCTGACCATGCATATGGTGGCGATGGCGCGCGCGGCGGGCATTCAGATTAACTGGGATGACTTCTCCGATCTCTCCGAAGCCATTCCGCTGCTGTGCCGCATCTATCCCAATGGTCCGGCGGACATTAACCAGT belongs to Erwinia pyri and includes:
- the iclR gene encoding glyoxylate bypass operon transcriptional repressor IclR — its product is MATPVVVKRGKKPRAAAAQPAQPAGQVQSLTRGLKLLEFIADSHGSVALTELAQQAGLPNSTTHRLLTTMQQQGFVRQVGDLGLWTIGAHAFVVGSSFLQSRNLLALVHPMLRRLMEDSGETVNLAVLDLSDRQAVIIDQVQCTQLMRMSAPIGGKLPMHASGAGKAFLANLNDAQVSEVLHRQGLHHYTPQTLTSPQSLKENLALVRKMGFSFDDEEHALGLRCVAASIYDEHREPFAAISISGPVSRVTDDRVTELGAMVIKAAKEITREYGG
- the edd gene encoding phosphogluconate dehydratase encodes the protein MNTVHPIIAQVTQRIIDRSAESRSAYLARIEAARSKTVQRAKLACGNLAHGFATCQPDDKTALKNMVRSNIAIITAYNDMLSAHQPYETYPDKIRRALSQVGAVGQVAGGVPAMCDGVTQGQDGMELSLMSRDIIAMSAAVGLSHNMFDGALFLGICDKIVPGLVMAALSFGHLPALFIPAGPMSSGLPNKEKVRVRQLYAEGKADRQALLEAEAASYHGIGTCTFYGTANTNQMVMEVMGLHLPGSSFVHPDTPLREALTEAAARQVTRLTETSGNYLPVGKLIDEKVVVNGIVALLATGGSTNLTMHMVAMARAAGIQINWDDFSDLSEAIPLLCRIYPNGPADINQFHASGGVALLVRELLNHGLLHEDVETVAGSGLHRYTQEPWLDNGKLAWREGSEISLDEKVIACVSRPFEQHGGTKVLQGNLGRAVMKTSAVPADNQIIEAPAVVFESQHDVVPAFEAGELNQDCVVVVRFQGPQANGMPELHKLMPPLGVLMDRGFKVALVTDGRLSGASGKVPSAIHVTPEACTGGLLAKVRSGDIIRVNGRTGELTLRVDNDELAARTAFQPDLSAEHIGSGRELFSALRSQLSGAEQGACCIKF
- the gntK gene encoding gluconokinase; this encodes MSNQHHRIYVVMGVSGSGKSAVAASVARQLSAGMLDGDFLHPRDNIQKMAAGMALDDGDRAPWLSALNDAAFAMQRTNSVSIIVCSALKKHYRDRLRAGNSNLSFIYLHGDFPVIEARLAARSGHFFKTQMLVSQFAALEQPGAEESDVKIIDINQPLEQVIADAVEHIQHFQPQEACA